A single Sphingopyxis chilensis DNA region contains:
- a CDS encoding class I SAM-dependent methyltransferase, with product MATPDTVSFGYEQVPAGEKTAMVGEVFSRVARKYDIMNDAMSGGMHRLWKDRFVRRVKPREGETILDMAGGTGDIAFRMERFGASITVADINPDMLGVGVERAAERGIDSLVWSEQNAEKLSFPDQFFDAYTIAFGIRNVTDIPAALKEAHRVLRYGGRFFCLEFSTNEWPGFAQAYDAYSHHLVPKLGKLIADDEDSYRYLIESIRRFPPMPKFAQMIRDAGFTAVKVEPILGGLVAIHSGWKA from the coding sequence ATGGCCACCCCCGATACCGTCAGCTTCGGCTATGAACAGGTCCCCGCGGGCGAGAAGACCGCGATGGTTGGCGAAGTGTTCAGCCGCGTCGCGCGCAAGTACGACATCATGAACGACGCGATGTCGGGCGGCATGCACCGCCTGTGGAAAGACCGCTTCGTGCGCCGCGTGAAACCGCGCGAGGGCGAGACGATCCTCGACATGGCGGGCGGCACCGGCGACATCGCCTTTCGCATGGAGCGCTTCGGCGCCAGCATAACCGTCGCCGACATCAACCCCGACATGCTCGGCGTCGGCGTCGAACGCGCCGCCGAGCGCGGCATCGACAGCCTCGTCTGGTCCGAGCAGAATGCCGAGAAGCTCTCCTTCCCCGACCAGTTTTTCGACGCCTATACGATCGCCTTCGGCATCCGCAACGTCACCGACATCCCGGCGGCGCTGAAGGAAGCGCACCGCGTGCTGCGCTATGGCGGGCGCTTTTTCTGCCTCGAATTTTCGACCAACGAATGGCCGGGTTTCGCGCAGGCCTATGACGCTTACTCGCACCACCTCGTCCCCAAGCTCGGCAAGCTGATCGCCGATGACGAGGACAGCTATCGCTACCTGATCGAATCGATCCGCCGCTTCCCGCCGATGCCGAAGTTCGCGCAGATGATCCGCGACGCGGGCTTCACCGCGGTGAAGGTCGAGCCGATCCTCGGCGGTCTCGTCGCGATCCACAGCGGGTGGAAAGCTTGA